Proteins from a single region of Elgaria multicarinata webbii isolate HBS135686 ecotype San Diego chromosome 23, rElgMul1.1.pri, whole genome shotgun sequence:
- the SH3GL1 gene encoding endophilin-A2 isoform X1 — MSVAGLKKQFYKASQLVSEKVGGAEGTKLDEDFKEMEKKVDLTSKAVTEVLARTTEYLQPNPASRAKLTMLNTVSKIRGQVKNPGYPQSEGLLGESMIRYGKELGDDSNFGDALLDAGESMKRLAEVKDSLDIEVKQNFIDPLQNLCDKDLKEIQHHLRKLEGRRLDFDYKKKRQGKIPDEELRQALEKFEESKEVAETSMHNLLETDIEQVSQLSALVDAQLDYHRQAVQILDELADKLKRRVREASSRPKREYKPKPRETYEFGESDQSNGGFSCNPAPKVSASSSFRSEKPSRTPSRNFSHLDQPCCKALYDFEPENDGELGFKEGDIITLTNQIDENWYEGMINGQSGFFPLNYVEVLVPLPQ; from the exons CTGGTCAGCGAGAAGGTCGGCGGGGCCGAGGGAACGAAGCTAGATGAAGACTTCAAAgaaatggagaag AAAGTGGACCTCACCAGCAAGGCTGTCACAGAAGTGTTGGCGAGGACAACGGAATACCTCCAGCCGAATCCTG CATCCCGGGCCAAGCTGACGATGCTGAACACGGTGTCCAAGATCCGAGGGCAGGTGAAGAACCCGGGATACCCGCAGTCGGAAGGCCTCCTCGGCGAGTCCATGATCCGCTATGGCAAGGAGCTAGGCGACGACTCCAACTTTG GCGACGCTCTGCTGGACGCTGGCGAGTCGATGAAGCGCTTGGCCGAAGTCAAGGACTCCCTGGACATCGAAGTCAAGCAGAACTTCATCGATCCCCTTCAGAACTTGTGTGACAAGGACCTGAAAGAGATCCAG CACCACCTAAGGAAACTGGAAGGCCGGCGCTTGGACTTTGACTACAAAAAGAAACGCCAGGGGAAAATCCCGGACGAGGAGCTCCGTCAAGCCTTGGAGAAGTTCGAAGAGTCGAAGGAAGTCGCAGAGACGAGTATGCACAACCTCCTTGAGACGGAC ATTGAACAGGTCAGCCAACTGTCGGCCCTGGTGGACGCACAGCTGGATTATCACCGGCAAGCAGTGCAGATCCTGGATGAGCTTGCAGATAAACTGAAGCGCAG AGTGAGGGAGGCGTCCTCGCGGCCCAAGCGGGAATACAAACCGAAGCCCAGAGAGACCTACGAATTTGGAGAGAGCGACCAGTCCAACGGAGGCTTTTCCTGCAACCCCGCCCCCAAAGTCTCAG CTTCCTCCTCTTTCCGATCCGAAAAACCATCCCGGACCCCGAGCAGGAATTTTT CTCACCTGGACCAGCCCTGCTGCAAGGCCCTGTACGACTTCGAGCCGGAGAATGACGGTGAGCTAGGCTTCAAGGAGGGCGACATCATCACGCTGACCAATCAGATCGACGAGAACTGGTACGAGGGCATGATCAACGGCCAGTCGGGCTTCTTCCCCCTCAACTACGTGGAAGTCTTGGTCCCGCTACCTCAGTGA
- the SH3GL1 gene encoding endophilin-A2 isoform X2: protein MSVAGLKKQFYKASQLVSEKVGGAEGTKLDEDFKEMEKKVDLTSKAVTEVLARTTEYLQPNPASRAKLTMLNTVSKIRGQVKNPGYPQSEGLLGESMIRYGKELGDDSNFGDALLDAGESMKRLAEVKDSLDIEVKQNFIDPLQNLCDKDLKEIQHHLRKLEGRRLDFDYKKKRQGKIPDEELRQALEKFEESKEVAETSMHNLLETDIEQVSQLSALVDAQLDYHRQAVQILDELADKLKRRVREASSRPKREYKPKPRETYEFGESDQSNGGFSCNPAPKVSAHLDQPCCKALYDFEPENDGELGFKEGDIITLTNQIDENWYEGMINGQSGFFPLNYVEVLVPLPQ from the exons CTGGTCAGCGAGAAGGTCGGCGGGGCCGAGGGAACGAAGCTAGATGAAGACTTCAAAgaaatggagaag AAAGTGGACCTCACCAGCAAGGCTGTCACAGAAGTGTTGGCGAGGACAACGGAATACCTCCAGCCGAATCCTG CATCCCGGGCCAAGCTGACGATGCTGAACACGGTGTCCAAGATCCGAGGGCAGGTGAAGAACCCGGGATACCCGCAGTCGGAAGGCCTCCTCGGCGAGTCCATGATCCGCTATGGCAAGGAGCTAGGCGACGACTCCAACTTTG GCGACGCTCTGCTGGACGCTGGCGAGTCGATGAAGCGCTTGGCCGAAGTCAAGGACTCCCTGGACATCGAAGTCAAGCAGAACTTCATCGATCCCCTTCAGAACTTGTGTGACAAGGACCTGAAAGAGATCCAG CACCACCTAAGGAAACTGGAAGGCCGGCGCTTGGACTTTGACTACAAAAAGAAACGCCAGGGGAAAATCCCGGACGAGGAGCTCCGTCAAGCCTTGGAGAAGTTCGAAGAGTCGAAGGAAGTCGCAGAGACGAGTATGCACAACCTCCTTGAGACGGAC ATTGAACAGGTCAGCCAACTGTCGGCCCTGGTGGACGCACAGCTGGATTATCACCGGCAAGCAGTGCAGATCCTGGATGAGCTTGCAGATAAACTGAAGCGCAG AGTGAGGGAGGCGTCCTCGCGGCCCAAGCGGGAATACAAACCGAAGCCCAGAGAGACCTACGAATTTGGAGAGAGCGACCAGTCCAACGGAGGCTTTTCCTGCAACCCCGCCCCCAAAGTCTCAG CTCACCTGGACCAGCCCTGCTGCAAGGCCCTGTACGACTTCGAGCCGGAGAATGACGGTGAGCTAGGCTTCAAGGAGGGCGACATCATCACGCTGACCAATCAGATCGACGAGAACTGGTACGAGGGCATGATCAACGGCCAGTCGGGCTTCTTCCCCCTCAACTACGTGGAAGTCTTGGTCCCGCTACCTCAGTGA